A genomic segment from Micromonospora echinaurantiaca encodes:
- a CDS encoding class I SAM-dependent methyltransferase, which produces MQVRQPVAGRRHPPRRLPAGGADRTAVVTWEARRQTRTVMTDTAGPGTGETPTARQRRVWDRTAPSYDKQITFFERVWFAGGREWLGQRAQGRVLEVAIGTGRNLPHYRPDTTVTGLELSPAMLAIARERAAALGREVDLREGDAEQLPFAGSSFDTVACALSLCSIPDPAAAIAEMYRVLVPGGTLLLVDHIGSSWRPIRAAQWLLERITIRAAGEHFTRRQLPLVEAAGFEVVATERLKAGTVERIHARKPAASPAAG; this is translated from the coding sequence GTGCAGGTCCGCCAACCGGTGGCCGGCCGACGGCATCCGCCGCGGCGGTTGCCGGCCGGCGGTGCTGATCGCACGGCGGTTGTAACTTGGGAAGCCCGCAGACAGACGAGGACGGTCATGACCGACACGGCAGGGCCCGGGACGGGCGAGACCCCGACCGCGCGGCAGAGGCGGGTGTGGGACAGGACCGCGCCCAGCTACGACAAGCAGATCACCTTCTTCGAGCGGGTCTGGTTCGCCGGCGGACGCGAATGGCTCGGTCAGCGCGCGCAGGGTCGGGTGCTCGAGGTCGCTATCGGCACCGGCCGGAACCTGCCCCACTACCGGCCCGACACCACCGTCACCGGGCTCGAACTGAGCCCGGCGATGCTGGCCATCGCGCGTGAGCGCGCCGCCGCTCTCGGCCGCGAGGTCGACCTGCGCGAAGGCGACGCCGAGCAGTTGCCCTTCGCCGGCTCGTCGTTCGACACGGTGGCGTGCGCGCTCTCGCTGTGCAGCATCCCCGACCCGGCCGCCGCGATCGCCGAGATGTACCGGGTCCTGGTGCCGGGCGGCACGCTGCTGCTGGTGGACCACATCGGTAGCAGCTGGCGGCCGATCCGCGCCGCCCAGTGGTTGCTGGAGCGGATCACGATCCGCGCGGCCGGGGAACACTTCACCCGCCGCCAGCTACCCCTGGTGGAGGCCGCCGGATTCGAGGTCGTGGCGACCGAACGGCTCAAGGCGGGCACGGTCGAGCGCATCCACGCCCGCAAACCGGCCGCCTCGCCGGCAGCCGGCTGA
- a CDS encoding OsmC family protein, translating to MSEDTFRSVNIERTSVGKYVVRNVRGGSLPMGTGEDGDFTPVELLLAAIGGCTAIDVDHITSRRAEPIQFSVDVTGDKIRDETGGNRMENLRVEFTVTFPAGPDGDRAREALPRSLQQSHDRLCTVSRTVELGTPVTTVEAAGLTGD from the coding sequence ATGAGTGAGGACACCTTCCGCTCGGTGAACATCGAGCGCACCAGCGTCGGGAAGTACGTCGTGCGGAACGTCCGCGGCGGATCGCTGCCGATGGGTACGGGGGAGGACGGCGACTTCACGCCGGTGGAGCTGCTGCTGGCGGCGATCGGCGGCTGCACCGCGATCGACGTGGACCACATCACCAGCCGGCGCGCCGAGCCGATCCAGTTCTCCGTCGACGTCACCGGCGACAAGATCCGGGACGAGACCGGCGGAAACCGGATGGAGAACCTCCGGGTCGAGTTCACCGTGACGTTCCCGGCGGGCCCGGACGGCGACCGGGCGCGCGAGGCGCTGCCCCGGTCGTTGCAGCAGTCGCACGACCGGCTCTGCACCGTCTCCCGTACCGTCGAACTCGGCACGCCCGTCACCACCGTCGAGGCTGCCGGTCTCACCGGGGACTGA
- a CDS encoding RNA polymerase sigma factor encodes MTAAAETELARVVRDHAGRLAASLVSLIGDFSAAEDLVADAVEAALRHWPTEGIPANPEGWLYTVARRRGLDVLRRHARYRDKLVLAAWPPPAAEPDDRLRLIFTCCHPALPRSAQIALTLRVVCGLTTAQIARAFLIPETTVAQRITRAKRKIADAGIPYRIPDTDELGARLAQVLAVVYLLFNEGYLSSTGDRVQSRDLADDAEFLAAMLAGLMPTEPEVLGLLALIRLHRARAAARFTSTGEIVRLPEQDRSRWDREGIADAARLIAKAAAARQPGPYQLQAAIVAVHAEAPTWADTDWPQIVLLYTMLDGLAPSPVTRLHRAIALRYVAGARAALSEVDDLAEALSGYHLWHATRAELLRELGHADQARAADARALELTVNPAERSLLRQRITWA; translated from the coding sequence GTGACCGCTGCGGCCGAGACCGAGCTGGCCCGCGTGGTACGCGATCACGCGGGCCGGCTCGCGGCCTCCCTGGTGTCGCTGATCGGGGACTTCTCCGCCGCCGAGGATCTGGTGGCCGACGCGGTCGAGGCGGCCCTGCGGCACTGGCCGACCGAGGGCATCCCGGCCAACCCGGAGGGCTGGCTCTACACGGTGGCCCGGCGGCGCGGCCTGGACGTGCTGCGCCGCCACGCGCGCTACCGGGACAAGCTCGTCCTGGCCGCGTGGCCACCGCCGGCGGCGGAGCCGGACGACCGGCTCCGGCTGATCTTCACCTGCTGCCACCCGGCGCTGCCGCGCAGCGCGCAGATCGCCCTCACCCTGCGCGTGGTGTGCGGCCTGACCACCGCCCAGATCGCCCGCGCGTTCCTGATCCCGGAGACCACGGTGGCGCAGCGGATCACCCGCGCCAAGCGGAAGATCGCCGACGCGGGGATCCCGTACCGGATCCCGGACACCGACGAACTCGGTGCCCGGCTGGCCCAGGTGCTGGCCGTGGTCTACCTGCTGTTCAACGAGGGCTACCTGTCCAGCACCGGCGACCGCGTGCAGTCGCGGGACCTGGCCGACGACGCCGAGTTCCTCGCCGCGATGCTCGCCGGTCTGATGCCCACCGAGCCCGAGGTCCTCGGCCTGCTGGCCCTGATCCGGCTGCACCGGGCCCGTGCCGCGGCCCGCTTCACCAGCACCGGCGAGATCGTCCGGCTGCCCGAGCAGGACCGCAGCCGGTGGGACCGGGAGGGCATCGCCGACGCGGCCCGGCTGATCGCCAAGGCCGCCGCGGCCCGGCAGCCCGGCCCGTACCAGTTGCAGGCCGCCATCGTGGCCGTGCACGCCGAGGCACCGACCTGGGCCGACACCGACTGGCCACAGATCGTGCTGCTGTACACCATGCTCGACGGCCTGGCGCCGTCACCGGTCACCAGGCTGCACCGGGCGATCGCGTTGCGATACGTCGCCGGGGCGCGGGCCGCGCTGAGCGAGGTCGACGACCTCGCCGAAGCGCTGTCCGGCTACCACCTGTGGCACGCCACCCGCGCCGAACTGCTGCGCGAGCTCGGCCACGCCGACCAGGCACGCGCCGCCGACGCGCGGGCGTTGGAGCTGACGGTCAACCCGGCGGAGCGGTCGCTGCTGCGGCAGCGGATCACCTGGGCCTGA
- a CDS encoding alpha/beta fold hydrolase, translated as MRRITSTDGTTLAYDQLGEGPALILVAGAACDRGVNAPVAQALAKDFTVLNYDRRGRGDSADTPPYALAREVEDIAALVAAAGGTAGVLGFSSGAALAAEATASGLPIERLVMWEPPFSTDPDGPRRAKEYADRLAELLAADRRGDALAHFMTHVGVPPEVIAGARRSPYWQAGLRLAPTLAHDAAILADTTIPAARYAEIAVPTLVLSGSESPEFLRTAAEQTAGAIPGARHDVLPGQDHNVAGESLAPVVAAFAGR; from the coding sequence ATGCGGAGGATCACGTCAACGGACGGTACGACGCTCGCCTACGACCAACTGGGCGAGGGCCCGGCGCTGATCCTGGTGGCCGGCGCGGCCTGCGATCGCGGCGTCAACGCGCCGGTCGCCCAGGCGTTGGCCAAGGACTTCACGGTGCTCAACTACGACCGTCGGGGACGCGGCGACAGCGCCGACACGCCGCCGTACGCGCTCGCCCGGGAGGTCGAGGACATCGCGGCACTCGTGGCGGCGGCCGGCGGAACCGCCGGCGTCCTCGGGTTCTCCTCGGGCGCCGCGCTGGCCGCCGAGGCGACCGCCAGCGGGCTGCCCATCGAGCGGCTGGTCATGTGGGAACCGCCGTTCAGCACCGACCCCGACGGTCCACGGCGGGCGAAGGAATACGCCGACCGGCTCGCGGAGCTGCTGGCGGCCGACCGGCGGGGCGACGCGCTGGCGCACTTCATGACGCACGTGGGCGTCCCGCCGGAGGTGATCGCCGGCGCCCGCCGGTCGCCGTACTGGCAGGCCGGCCTCCGGTTGGCTCCCACCCTGGCCCACGACGCCGCCATCCTGGCCGACACCACCATCCCGGCGGCCCGCTACGCCGAGATCGCCGTGCCCACGCTCGTCCTGTCCGGCTCGGAGAGTCCCGAGTTCCTGCGGACCGCCGCCGAACAGACGGCCGGAGCGATCCCGGGCGCCCGGCACGACGTGCTGCCCGGCCAGGACCATAATGTGGCGGGCGAGAGCCTCGCGCCGGTCGTCGCCGCCTTCGCCGGCCGCTGA
- a CDS encoding VOC family protein — protein sequence MKPVLNTLDVVVADIAASIAFYRHLGLDFQVDPSYAEHAGCDLPNGLHLMLDEEKFTSTARPGWTRAAGSPPIFLAFQFDTPTEVDATYAELVAAGYTGSREPWDAFWGHRYATVLDPDGNGVDLYCPLPGRG from the coding sequence ATGAAACCGGTCCTGAACACCCTGGACGTCGTCGTGGCGGACATCGCCGCGTCGATCGCGTTCTACCGCCACCTGGGCCTGGACTTCCAGGTCGATCCCAGCTACGCCGAGCACGCCGGGTGCGACCTGCCCAACGGCCTGCACCTCATGCTCGACGAGGAGAAGTTCACCTCGACGGCCCGCCCCGGCTGGACCCGGGCCGCGGGCAGCCCGCCGATCTTCCTGGCGTTCCAGTTCGACACGCCGACCGAGGTCGACGCCACGTATGCCGAACTCGTCGCCGCCGGATACACCGGCTCCCGGGAACCGTGGGACGCCTTCTGGGGTCACCGCTACGCCACCGTGCTCGATCCCGACGGCAACGGCGTCGATCTGTACTGCCCGCTACCGGGCCGTGGCTGA
- a CDS encoding VOC family protein, with the protein MITGMALVCVNVLDMDEARDFYVGKLGFEIDIDQVQDGFHWMVVHAPAQPEVPLMLVLPNPPVVDGDVAKQLRSLVATGHLSVGAFATQDCWASYRDLRARGVEFIEEPEERFYGIDAAFRDPFGNHWRLTQRKPIVTPPR; encoded by the coding sequence GTGATCACCGGTATGGCGTTGGTGTGCGTCAACGTCCTGGACATGGACGAGGCCCGCGACTTCTACGTCGGGAAGCTCGGCTTCGAGATCGACATCGACCAGGTACAGGACGGTTTCCACTGGATGGTCGTCCACGCGCCGGCCCAGCCGGAGGTGCCGCTGATGCTCGTGCTGCCCAATCCGCCCGTGGTGGACGGTGACGTGGCGAAACAGCTCCGGTCGCTGGTGGCGACCGGGCACCTGAGCGTCGGTGCGTTCGCCACGCAGGACTGCTGGGCCAGCTACCGGGACCTGCGGGCCAGAGGTGTCGAGTTCATCGAGGAGCCGGAGGAACGCTTCTACGGCATCGACGCCGCCTTCCGCGACCCGTTCGGAAACCACTGGCGGCTCACCCAACGGAAGCCGATCGTCACGCCCCCGCGGTGA
- a CDS encoding helix-turn-helix transcriptional regulator, giving the protein MASRPAGSHVSAWRPAVPGIAEVFHAHFVDHAYPAHTHDVWTLLIVDDGAIRFDLDRHRHGALRPSVTLLPPHVPHDGRSATRHGFRKRVLYLDPSVLDAAATGAAVDRPNLPDRQLRRRIHQLHQALARPGDGFEADSRLALILERLNLHLRRHIPTGDQPAAHVLAVRLRELLDARTAEGVTLREAAGLLHAHPTHLVRAFTRTYGLPPHSYLTSRRIELARRLLLAGRRPAEVAAEAGFHDQSHLTRHFKRHLGVSPARYGSLPATGRAVVDDRRWRYS; this is encoded by the coding sequence ATGGCCAGTCGGCCGGCGGGTTCGCACGTCAGCGCCTGGCGACCGGCGGTGCCCGGGATCGCCGAAGTGTTCCACGCGCACTTCGTCGACCACGCGTACCCGGCGCACACGCACGACGTGTGGACGCTGCTGATCGTCGATGACGGCGCGATCCGCTTCGACCTCGACCGGCATCGGCACGGCGCCCTGCGGCCGTCGGTCACCCTCCTACCGCCACACGTGCCGCACGACGGCCGCTCCGCCACGCGGCACGGCTTCCGCAAGCGGGTCCTCTACCTCGACCCGTCGGTCCTCGACGCGGCGGCGACCGGCGCGGCCGTCGATCGGCCGAACCTGCCCGACCGGCAGCTACGTCGGCGGATCCACCAGCTCCATCAGGCGCTCGCCCGGCCCGGCGACGGGTTCGAGGCGGACAGCCGCCTAGCGCTCATCCTGGAACGGCTCAACCTGCACCTACGCCGGCACATCCCGACCGGGGATCAGCCGGCCGCCCACGTCCTCGCCGTACGGCTGCGCGAGCTGCTGGACGCCCGGACCGCCGAGGGCGTCACCCTGCGCGAGGCCGCCGGGCTGCTGCACGCTCACCCCACCCACCTGGTCCGGGCGTTCACCCGGACGTACGGGCTGCCGCCGCACTCGTACCTGACCAGCCGCCGCATCGAGCTGGCGCGCCGGCTGCTGCTCGCCGGCCGGCGCCCCGCCGAGGTCGCCGCCGAGGCCGGGTTCCACGACCAGTCGCACCTGACCCGGCACTTCAAGCGCCACCTCGGGGTCAGCCCGGCCCGATACGGGAGCCTTCCCGCGACCGGGCGCGCCGTTGTCGACGACCGGCGGTGGCGGTACTCCTGA
- a CDS encoding SulP family inorganic anion transporter has translation MSSVLSAATRPRLNRPSWLSPKVFRTEVLAGLVVALALIPEAISFSILAGVDPRVGLFASFTMAVVIAFCGGRPAMISAATGAIALVVAPLAKEHGLDYLIAAVILGGLFQVLLAVLGVAKLMRFVPRSVMVGFVNALAILIFAAQVPHLLGVPWLVYPLVALALAIIVGLPRLTRVVPAPLVAITVLTVITVGASMSVPTVGDQGRLPDSLPTLGLPQIPWTVDTLALIAPYALGVALVGLMESLMTAKLVDDITDTHSDKTRESWGQGVANIVTGFFGGMGGCAMIGQTMINVKVSGARTRLSTFLAGVFLLILVVSLGDVVAAIPMAALVAVMVIVAVSTFDWHSVAPATLRRMPLGETLVMVTTVGAVLATHNLAIGVIVGVLTAMVIFARRVAHLVEVTSVLDPDGGTRIYSVHGELFFASSNDLVYQFDYADDPEHVVIDMTHAHVWDASSVAALDAVTTRYAARGKRVEIVELNKPSAAIHGTLAGTLTGGH, from the coding sequence ATGTCTTCTGTGCTGTCCGCGGCCACCCGGCCGCGCCTGAACCGCCCGTCCTGGCTGTCGCCGAAGGTGTTCCGCACCGAGGTGCTCGCCGGCCTGGTCGTCGCCCTGGCGCTGATCCCCGAGGCGATCAGCTTCTCGATCCTCGCCGGCGTGGACCCCCGGGTCGGGCTGTTCGCCTCGTTCACCATGGCCGTGGTGATCGCCTTCTGCGGCGGCCGGCCGGCGATGATCTCCGCCGCCACGGGCGCGATCGCCCTGGTCGTCGCACCGCTGGCGAAGGAGCACGGGCTGGACTACCTGATCGCCGCGGTGATCCTCGGCGGGCTGTTCCAGGTGCTGCTGGCCGTGCTCGGGGTGGCGAAGTTGATGCGGTTCGTCCCGCGCAGCGTGATGGTCGGTTTCGTCAACGCCCTGGCCATCCTCATCTTCGCCGCGCAGGTGCCCCACCTGCTCGGGGTGCCGTGGCTGGTCTACCCGCTCGTCGCCCTCGCTCTGGCGATCATCGTCGGGCTGCCCCGGCTCACCAGGGTCGTCCCCGCTCCCCTGGTCGCGATCACCGTGCTGACCGTCATCACCGTGGGCGCCAGCATGAGCGTGCCCACCGTCGGCGACCAGGGCCGGCTGCCGGACAGCCTGCCGACCCTCGGCCTGCCGCAGATCCCCTGGACCGTCGACACCCTCGCCCTCATCGCCCCCTACGCCCTCGGGGTGGCACTCGTCGGCCTGATGGAGTCGCTGATGACCGCCAAGCTGGTCGACGACATCACCGACACCCACTCCGACAAGACCCGCGAGTCGTGGGGCCAGGGCGTGGCCAACATCGTCACCGGCTTCTTCGGCGGCATGGGCGGCTGCGCCATGATCGGCCAGACCATGATCAACGTCAAGGTGTCCGGCGCCCGCACCCGCCTGTCGACGTTCCTGGCCGGCGTGTTCCTGCTCATCCTGGTGGTCAGCCTCGGCGACGTCGTCGCCGCCATCCCGATGGCCGCCCTGGTGGCCGTGATGGTCATCGTGGCCGTGTCGACGTTCGACTGGCACTCGGTCGCCCCCGCCACGCTCAGGCGGATGCCGCTGGGCGAGACGCTGGTCATGGTCACCACCGTCGGCGCCGTGCTCGCCACCCACAACCTCGCGATCGGCGTGATCGTCGGCGTGCTCACCGCCATGGTGATCTTCGCCCGGCGGGTCGCCCACCTGGTCGAGGTCACCAGCGTCCTCGACCCCGACGGCGGCACCCGCATCTACTCGGTGCACGGTGAGCTCTTCTTCGCCTCCAGCAACGACCTCGTCTACCAGTTCGACTACGCCGACGACCCGGAGCACGTGGTCATCGACATGACCCACGCCCACGTGTGGGACGCCTCCTCCGTCGCCGCCCTCGACGCGGTCACCACCAGGTACGCCGCCCGCGGCAAGCGCGTCGAGATCGTCGAGCTGAACAAGCCCAGCGCCGCCATCCACGGCACCCTCGCCGGCACCCTGACCGGAGGCCACTGA
- a CDS encoding DUF2000 domain-containing protein, whose translation MSEPIRFDTKIAVLIRDDLAAWQRLNVTAFLVSGVAGAAPDLLGEEYLDADGTRYLPMFRQPVLVFAGDRATLASAHGRALTRGLRISIFTQELFGTGNDRDNRAAVRAVPREKLDLVGLALHGPRSAVDKVVKGASLHR comes from the coding sequence ATGAGTGAGCCGATCCGCTTCGACACCAAGATTGCCGTTCTGATCCGGGACGACCTCGCGGCCTGGCAACGGCTGAACGTCACCGCCTTCCTGGTCAGCGGCGTCGCCGGCGCCGCGCCGGACCTGCTCGGCGAGGAGTACCTCGACGCGGACGGCACCCGCTACCTGCCCATGTTCCGCCAGCCGGTGCTGGTGTTCGCCGGGGATCGGGCCACGTTGGCCAGCGCGCACGGGCGTGCGCTCACTCGCGGCCTGCGCATCTCGATCTTCACCCAGGAGCTCTTCGGCACCGGCAACGACCGGGACAACCGGGCAGCCGTACGGGCGGTGCCCCGGGAGAAGCTCGACCTGGTCGGGTTGGCGCTGCACGGTCCGCGGAGCGCGGTGGACAAGGTGGTCAAGGGGGCCAGCCTGCACCGGTGA
- a CDS encoding helix-turn-helix domain-containing protein — MNRPAAPLARHLLRVRDLIDRAYAQQLDVRALARSASVSPSYFSRSFKAAFGQTPYQYLMSRRLERAKALLRAGELSVTEVCLAVGFTSLGSFSAQFRRIVGESPTAYRRRDGQETLARVPGCYVRMWTRPHH; from the coding sequence GTGAACCGTCCGGCCGCGCCGTTGGCGAGACACCTGCTACGGGTGCGCGATCTGATCGACCGCGCGTACGCCCAGCAGCTCGACGTCCGTGCGCTGGCCCGCAGCGCCTCGGTCTCGCCGTCCTACTTCAGCCGCAGTTTCAAGGCCGCCTTCGGGCAGACCCCGTACCAGTACCTGATGAGCCGGCGGCTGGAACGCGCGAAGGCCCTGCTCCGCGCCGGGGAGCTGTCGGTCACCGAGGTCTGCCTCGCGGTCGGTTTCACCAGCCTGGGATCGTTCAGTGCCCAGTTCCGCCGCATCGTCGGCGAGAGCCCCACCGCCTACCGGCGGCGCGACGGCCAGGAGACGCTGGCCAGGGTGCCCGGCTGCTACGTCCGCATGTGGACCCGTCCACACCACTGA
- a CDS encoding YciI family protein, which translates to MRYVLMFADTEQFAADLAAMDETERERAYGRVRQWFADNADKIRGHTHLMPPHTATTVRLEGGDPVITDGPFVEGKEVISGFAEIDVADLDEALRLVRSWPACPLVEIRPVAG; encoded by the coding sequence ATGAGGTACGTGCTGATGTTCGCCGACACCGAGCAGTTCGCCGCCGACCTGGCCGCCATGGACGAGACCGAACGGGAACGGGCCTACGGGCGGGTGCGGCAGTGGTTCGCCGACAACGCCGACAAGATCAGAGGCCACACCCACCTGATGCCGCCGCACACCGCCACCACGGTCCGGTTGGAGGGCGGCGACCCGGTGATCACCGACGGACCGTTCGTGGAGGGCAAGGAGGTCATCTCCGGGTTCGCCGAGATCGACGTGGCCGACCTCGACGAGGCGCTGCGCCTGGTCAGGTCGTGGCCGGCCTGCCCGCTGGTCGAGATCCGGCCCGTCGCCGGGTGA
- a CDS encoding MerR family transcriptional regulator, which produces MPGRGDRSAPATGRLMQIGEAADRVGLSIRTIRHYEEVGLIVPSARSEGGFRLYTDTDLDRLVVVKRMKPLGFTLDEMRELLGLLDALSTADDAERPALRERLGMFHAVAAARVDVLREQLTTAEDFADTLRHRLDHHPS; this is translated from the coding sequence ATGCCGGGTCGCGGCGACCGGTCCGCCCCCGCCACCGGGCGGCTCATGCAGATCGGAGAGGCCGCCGACCGGGTGGGCCTGAGCATCCGCACCATCCGGCACTACGAGGAGGTCGGGCTGATCGTCCCGTCGGCCCGCAGCGAGGGCGGCTTCCGCCTCTACACCGACACCGACCTGGACCGGCTCGTCGTGGTCAAGCGGATGAAGCCGCTCGGCTTCACCCTCGACGAGATGCGCGAGCTGCTCGGCCTCCTCGACGCGCTGTCCACCGCGGACGACGCCGAACGGCCGGCCCTGCGGGAGCGGCTCGGCATGTTCCACGCCGTCGCCGCCGCCCGGGTCGACGTGCTCCGCGAGCAGCTCACCACCGCCGAGGACTTCGCCGACACGCTGCGCCACCGGCTCGACCACCACCCGAGCTGA
- a CDS encoding DUF2267 domain-containing protein, with protein MTDVQHHELVGQVQARARLADIGAATSAIRATLQTLGERVPDGLAENIAAELPREIGEYLRQTAKSPSGGLRFDREEFVGRVADRAGMDPPQAAQAARVVLEVVGEATQGRIMERLQAALPTDIRQLVPAGKPPA; from the coding sequence GTGACCGACGTGCAGCATCACGAACTAGTGGGCCAGGTCCAGGCGAGGGCGCGACTCGCCGACATCGGTGCGGCGACGTCCGCCATCCGGGCGACCCTGCAGACGCTCGGCGAGCGGGTGCCGGACGGACTGGCCGAGAACATCGCCGCTGAACTTCCTCGCGAGATCGGCGAATACCTGCGGCAGACGGCGAAGTCGCCCAGCGGCGGACTCCGGTTCGACCGGGAGGAGTTCGTGGGGCGGGTGGCCGATCGGGCGGGAATGGACCCGCCGCAGGCGGCGCAGGCCGCTCGGGTGGTGCTCGAAGTCGTCGGCGAGGCGACGCAGGGCCGCATCATGGAGCGCCTTCAGGCAGCACTTCCCACCGACATCCGGCAGTTGGTGCCCGCCGGGAAACCACCCGCCTGA
- a CDS encoding IucA/IucC family protein: MNPTAAVDHLTPDAWATANRLLVRKALAEFTHERLVVPEPTDDGRWLVRSDDGAVTYRFAAQRLALDHWQVDADSITRQRDGEELPLDAVDLCLELRGALGLTDAILPVYLEEITSTLAGTAYKLGKPPVSAAELARADFQAIETGMTEGHPCFVANNGRIGFGVHEYHRYAPEAAAPVRLLWLAANRDHTTFTCAADLDYDTLVRAELGADTIAHFAGVLTGLGLDPADYLLIPVHPWQWWNKLAVTFAGEVARRRLVCLGEGPDEYLAQQSIRTFFNVTDPTKHYVKTALSVLNMGFMRGLSAAYMEATPAINDWLADLIDNDPVLKRTRLSIIRERAAIGYRHRQYETATDRYSPYRKMLAALWRESPVGGLEPGRRLATMASLLHVDRDGRSLAGALIAESGLAPADWLRRYLDAYLVPLLHSLYAYDLAFMPHGENVILVLHAGAVERVVFKDIAEEIVVMDPEADLPERVRRIRAAIPEDEKILSIFTDVFDCFLRHLAAILHGEGVLAEDDFWRTVAECAADYADSVPHLADRLHRHDLFAAEFALSCLNRLQLRNNQQMVDLADPSAALQFAGTLANPLARFAPKR, encoded by the coding sequence GTGAACCCGACCGCCGCCGTGGACCACCTGACCCCCGACGCCTGGGCGACGGCCAACCGGCTGCTGGTGCGCAAGGCCCTCGCCGAGTTCACCCACGAGCGCCTCGTCGTCCCCGAGCCGACCGACGACGGCCGGTGGCTGGTCCGCAGCGACGACGGCGCCGTGACGTACCGCTTCGCCGCCCAGCGACTCGCCCTCGACCACTGGCAGGTCGACGCCGACAGCATCACCCGGCAGCGGGACGGCGAGGAGCTGCCGCTCGACGCCGTCGACCTGTGCCTGGAACTGCGCGGCGCGCTCGGGCTCACCGACGCGATCCTGCCGGTCTACCTGGAGGAGATCACCTCCACCCTGGCCGGCACCGCTTACAAGCTCGGCAAGCCGCCGGTGAGCGCCGCCGAGCTGGCCCGGGCGGACTTCCAGGCCATCGAGACGGGCATGACCGAGGGCCACCCGTGCTTCGTGGCGAACAACGGCCGGATCGGGTTCGGGGTGCACGAGTACCACCGCTACGCCCCGGAGGCGGCCGCGCCCGTGCGGCTGCTCTGGTTGGCCGCGAACCGCGACCACACCACCTTCACCTGCGCCGCCGACCTGGACTACGACACGCTGGTGCGGGCCGAGCTGGGCGCCGACACGATCGCGCACTTCGCCGGCGTGCTCACCGGGCTCGGCCTGGACCCGGCCGACTACCTGCTCATCCCGGTGCACCCGTGGCAGTGGTGGAACAAGCTCGCCGTCACCTTCGCCGGCGAGGTGGCCCGGCGCCGGCTGGTCTGCCTCGGCGAAGGGCCGGACGAGTATCTCGCCCAGCAGTCGATCCGCACGTTCTTCAACGTCACCGACCCGACGAAGCACTACGTCAAGACGGCCCTGTCGGTGCTGAACATGGGCTTCATGCGCGGGCTGTCCGCCGCGTACATGGAGGCCACCCCGGCGATCAACGACTGGCTGGCCGACCTGATCGACAACGATCCGGTGCTCAAGCGCACTCGGCTGTCGATCATCCGGGAGCGGGCCGCGATCGGCTACCGGCACCGCCAGTACGAGACGGCCACCGACCGGTACTCCCCGTACCGGAAGATGCTGGCCGCGCTCTGGCGGGAGAGCCCGGTCGGCGGGCTGGAGCCGGGCCGCCGGCTCGCCACCATGGCCTCGCTGCTGCACGTCGACCGGGACGGCCGCTCGCTCGCCGGGGCCCTGATCGCCGAGTCGGGCCTGGCGCCGGCGGACTGGCTGCGCCGCTACCTGGACGCCTACCTGGTGCCGCTGCTGCACAGCCTCTACGCCTACGACCTGGCGTTCATGCCGCACGGCGAGAACGTCATCCTCGTCCTGCACGCCGGCGCGGTCGAGCGGGTGGTCTTCAAGGACATCGCCGAGGAGATCGTGGTGATGGACCCGGAGGCGGACCTGCCCGAGCGGGTACGGCGGATCCGGGCGGCCATTCCGGAGGACGAGAAGATCCTGTCCATCTTCACCGACGTCTTCGACTGCTTCCTCCGCCACCTCGCGGCAATCCTGCACGGCGAGGGCGTGCTGGCCGAGGACGACTTCTGGCGGACGGTCGCCGAGTGCGCCGCCGACTACGCCGACAGCGTGCCCCACCTGGCCGACCGGCTGCACCGCCACGACCTGTTCGCCGCGGAGTTCGCGCTGTCCTGCCTCAACCGCCTGCAGCTGCGCAACAACCAGCAGATGGTCGACCTGGCCGACCCGTCCGCCGCGCTCCAGTTCGCCGGCACCCTGGCCAACCCGCTCGCCCGCTTCGCGCCGAAGCGATGA